The Nerophis lumbriciformis linkage group LG36, RoL_Nlum_v2.1, whole genome shotgun sequence DNA window TGGTCTAGTCCGTCCTGTTTCCGGGGTTCAAGGAGACTAGTGCTTCTATGTGTCTGTTTGGAATTGTGTGTCCATGGTCTAGTTCGTCCTGTTTCCTGGGTTCAAGGAGACTAGTGCTTCTGTGTGTCTGTTTGTAATTGTGTCCATGGTCTAGTCCATCCTGTTTCCTGGGTTCAAGGAGACTAGTGCTTCTATGTGTCTGTTTGAAATTGTGTCCATGGTCTAGTTTGTCCTGTTTCCTGGGTTCAAGGAGACTAGTGCTTCCATGTGTCTGTTTGTAATTGTGTGTCCATGGTCTATTCCGTCCTGTTTCCTGGGTTCAAGGAGACTAGTGCTTCTGTGTGTCTGTTTGTAATTGTGTGTCCATGGTCTAGTCCGTCCTGTTTCCTGGGTTCAAGGAGACTAGTGCTTCCATGTGTCTGTTTGTAATTGTAAGTCCATGGTCTAGTCCATCCTGTTTCCTGGGTTCAAGGAGACTAGTGCTTCCATGTGTCTGTTTGGAATTGTGTCCATGGTCTAGTTTGTCCTGTTTCCTGGGTTCAAGGAGACTAGTGCTTCTATGTGTCTGTTTGAAATTGTGTCCATGGTCTAGTTTGTCCTGTTTCCTGGGTTCAAGGAGACTAGTGCTTCTGTGTGTCTGTTTGTAATTGTGTCCATGGTCAAGTCCGTCCTGTTTCCTGGGTTCAAGGAGACTAGTGCTTCCATGTGTCTGTTTGGAATTGTGTCCATGGTCTAGTTTGTCCTGTTTCCTGGGTTCAAGGAGACTAGTGCTTCTATGTGTCTGTTTGAAATTGTGTCCATGGTCTAGTTTGTCCTGTTTCCTGGGTTCAAGGAGACTAGTGCTTCCATGTGTCTGTTTGTAATTGTGTGTCCATGGTCTAGTCCGTCCTGTTTCCTGGGTTCAAGGAGACTAGTGCTTCTTTGTGTCTGTTTGTAATTGTGTCCATGGTCTAGTTTGTCCTGTTTCCTGGGTTCAAGGAGACTAGTGTTTCCATGTGTCTGTTTGGAATTGTGTCCATGGTCTAGTTTGTCCTGTTTCCTGGGTTCAAGGAGACTAGTGCTTCCATGTGTCTGTTTGTAATTGTGTGTCCATGGTCTAGTCTGTCCTGTTTCCTGGGTTCAATGAGACTAGTGCTTCCATGTGTCTGTTTGTAATTGTAAGTCCATGGTCTAGTCCATCCTGTTTCCTGGGTTCAAGGAGACTAGTGCTTCTATGTGTCTGTTTGAAATTGTGTCCATGGTCTAGTTTGTCCTGTTTCCTAGGTTCAAGCGGCATAGTCTGCACAGGAACTTGTTGGGATTATACTACATGCTAGAGATGTGTCAGGCCTGGACTTGTCTTCTGAGCGTCTAAAGACAGGATTGAAGTGTCAACAGGTCCCGGCATGCAGACATACATTAAGGATTCCTTCTCAGGATGATCAAACAAGTTCCTGGGCGCCCAGCTGAGAGAAGAGTGACACGCGAGTCACTTATTTGATCTTTTAGAGGAACTTGCTCCATTCAGACTTAGTCAGCAgccaaaaatccataaaaggaagtgAGTGCCTTGCCTCCAAATGCATTTGTCAACCTGAGCGCAGTCTGGAGTCCATGGCCTTCAGACTGTGTGTCTGCTGCTATGCTAACACCATGTATGCAAGGCACAGGGGCAGATAACTCCACTTTTCCCTGTGGGCTGGGCTGGCAGACTCTGGGTCAAACCTGCTGTGGGCTGGGCTGGCAGACTCTGGGTCAAACCTGCTGTGGGCTAGGCTGGCAGACTCTGGGTCAAACCTGCTGTGGGCTGGGCTGGCAGACTCTGGGTCAAACCTGCTGTGGGCTGGGCTGGCAGACTCTGGGTCAAACCTGCTGTGCAATGTCATCAACATTCCAGCACCGTGGTGTGAGGCCACGCCATGCGCTGACAATCCTCACTGGCTTGCTTCTTTCCAACGAGTACTTCCTTGTCCTGAGGTCTTTTTCTAGGGTGTGTTGTTTGTCCTGTAACGTAACACCACCACACCCTGGGACTTTCACTTTTCTGTCCTCAGcctgccctctagtggacatttaATGAAGCACACCCACATTACGTCAAAATGCAACTTCCACTTTGACATCAACTTcaagacagtaatgtgttcatgACCTGCTCAgaatatttgaaaataaaacGTATTGTTTAATTTATGAATAGAAaatataattagggcccgcatggcccattgtataaggactcccaaagggagtccttatgcaatgggacataaggacctattgaatttgtaaggttttattattctttattcttccgccgccactttaaactgtaatttgacccacttaacatgcttcaaaactcaccatatttgacccacacatcaggacctgcggaaattgcctttttaagaaaaaaaccgaaccacaaaactcaaaattgcgctctagcgccccctacgaaaaaaaaaaaactagactgcctgtaactcccactaggaaggtcggagagacatgaaacaaaaacctttatgtaggtgtgacttagacctagatttcataatagtatattctcgggcaaaaatcaacaggaagttggcaattcccccttcaagacaaaaaagtactaaaaacagtcacttttgcctctttgagctgtattttgacccccttaacatgcttcaaaactcaccaaactgaacgcacacatcaggactggcaaacattgcgatctaaaaaaaaaacctaaccccaaatctcaaaattgtgctctagcgcaattttttaatgaaacgcacaaaaaactgctcctcggatgaaaaaactgacaaaactgcctgtaactctccctgggaaggtcggagagacatgaaacaaaaacctctatgtaggtctcacttagacctacatttcataaattgacaacccccagcaaaaatcaacaggaagtttgctattcccccttcaaaacaattttttttgtaaaaaccggtcaccttccttcaaaaactatctcctctgagcgcgtttgtcgtttcggcttcaaactaacacaggagagagattaaacccttgtgtataaaataacagaacggctttttaatacctgctccggttttgattttatgacccttcaaagacccgctgcgctgatgctgctgcgctgctgtttttttaagatggctgcttaaaagcaggaagcaccaacgtgcccacacaatgcagacaaggtaggtacactagacaaaagtcttgggacacttcagactaaaagtagacaaaagtattgggacacttaggactagcacctgccaaatacgcgggcccgaccaatgctgcttgcagctttaatgttaatattaaagctgcaagcagcattggtcgggcccgcgtatttggcaggtgctagtcctaactgtcccaatacttttgtccagtgatagtcataagtgtcccaatacatttgtctacttttagtctgaagtgtcccaagacttttgtctagtgtacctaccttgtctgcattgtgtgggcacgttggtgcttcctgcttttaagcagccatcttaaaaaaacagcagcgcagcagcatcagcgcagcgggtctttgaagggtcataaaatcaaaaccggagcagttagaaaaaaagcgcttctgtcattgtaatcacaagggttcaatctctctcctgtgttagtttgaaggcgaaacgacaaacgcgctcagaggagtttgtttttgaaggaaggtgaccggtttttacaaaaaatttgttttgaagggggaatagcaaacttcctgttgatttttgctgggggttgtcaattaatgaaatgtaggtctaagtgagacctacatagaggtctctccgaccttcccagtgggagttacaggcagttttgtcagttttttcatccgaggagcagttttttgtgcgtttcataaaaaaattgcgctagagcacaattttcagatttggggttaggtttttttattagatcgcaatttttgccagtcctgatgtgtgtgttcagttcggtgagttttgaagcatgttaagggggtcaaattacagctcaaagaggcaaaagtgactgtttttagtacttttttgtcttgaagggggaattgccaacttcctgttgattttagcccgaggatatacaattatgagaactaggtctaagtcagacctacatagagggttttgtttcatgtttttccgaccttcctagtgggagttacaggcagtctagttttttttttcctagggggcgctagagcgcaattttgatttttgcggttcggttttttttattaaaatacaattttcacaggtcctgatgtgtgggtcaaagaggcggcggaagaataataataaagaaaaaccttacaaattcaataggtccttatgtcccattgcataaggactccctgtgggagtccttatgcaatgggccatgcgggtccTAACTAGCATTTGATTTTTTGATGTAAATTGTGAAACTCTAGAATTTAAAACTTTAAAAGaccaaatgctttaaaaaaaaactcttgaAAGTTGACGGTGTGTTTAAATGTTATTTCCAACTGAGATATGACTCCACTACATTTAAACAATATTAATAGTAATGGatggtgatttaaaaaaatgggaGTAACATTTTTGTTTAATACTGTACTTGCTCATCTTTGTCTTCTAAAAATGAAACATTGctaatacaatatattttttaaataaccaaATACATTTCTTACAGTTATTcctttacaaatatatatttatcgtAATAagtattttgtgttttgtttttttcccctggatattgtcggaggcagatatttacatatatccgaatttaagttgtactttactttcttagtcatatttgaaaacagctcgtgttttccatttattctcttgatgctctgtcagcaagtatactatgtgtgttaaccttgagttctttggaatgtgtttagactagcatttgttaggtctacagagatgggaggagagagagggtggtgggatcgggaagacagaccattttgggaggcgcaatagaatgttctatggttagactggtctcaaaatgtatattggaaaagctttgaaaatatacaacaaaatacctattctgtctctggtggttttttcaactcagctttaagtgtcgtaaagagcttgggagcgaattgtgacttgaattccctgggaggaacaactggtccaaaacgcaacaatatatattttaaataaatgtaacaatgttgTCATTCGTGTCACATTGCAACCGACAAtcatgcattatgtacatacagtttttttaaataaaataaatcaatttccTACATTTATTtctttacaaatatatatttaccaTGATCAATAAGTATTTTGCTTATTTTTACCTGATATATtttcaaataaatataatttgaCAATGTGCATAAAGTTGGATTTATTGTATAAATTTGCTTATTTGCGCAAATACACAAGCAAGAAATAAGTTTGTTGAATGACATCTTTTTTTTGTGAATTTCCTGTAATATGTCTAAAATGTTGAATATATTTTTCAATGATAATAGTTCAGTGTGAaagcagtatttatttatttatttactcctTGTACTGCTACACTGCCCTCTGCTGGCGTACATAAGTACTACACGCTCATGTGTACTGTGTCGCAGGTGTTTTGATGCCTTGGTGGTGTACTTCAAAGCCGGCAAGGTGGAGGAGCCGTACGTCACCATCACCAGGAAGATCTTCCTGGGGAGGGGCCACCAGAGGACCTGGACCGAGTACGAGATCAGCCGGTCGCAGCGCATCCTGGCCACGCACAAGAACGCCTTCAAGCGCACCTCCGTCATCCAGGCCTTCCTGGGCTCCACGCCGCAGCTCACCCTCCAACTGTACGCCGCCATCCTGGAGAAGTCCATCCTGTCTGTACGACGTAAGAAGTACTCACTTGCTCTACTTGTCGCAATACTCACCTTGTGTACTTGTCTAAATACTCACCTTGTGTACTTGTCTAAATACTCACCTTGTGTACTTGTCTAAATACCACATAAGAGGAAATACTCACCTTGTGTACTTGTCTAAATACCACGTAAGAGAAATGCTAGCCTTAAGGCTAAATTTGTACATTTTTACCtgtaaaatgttaacatgctaacatagtgGCAGCATGTGGTACATTCTTCATGTTTAGGTAACGGTGCCCCCTAGTGGCACCATCTGGTACATTCTTCATGTTTATGTTAGAGTAGAGGTGAAGTGGAGGTAACGGTGCCCCCTAGTGGCAGCATCTGGTACATTCTTCATGTTTAGGTAACGGTGCCCCCTAGTGGCACCATCTGGTACATTCTTCATGTTTATGTTAGAGTAGAGGTGAAGTGGAGGTAACGGTGCCCCCTAGTGGCAGCATGTGGTACATTCTTCATGTTTAGGTAACGGTGCCCCCTAGTGGCAGCATGTGGTACATTCTTCATGTTTAGGTAACGGTGCCCCCTAGTGGCAGCATCTGGTACATTCTTCATGTTTAGGTAACGGTGCCCCCTAGTGGCACCATCTAGGACATTCTTCATGTTATGTTAGAGTAGAGGTGAAGTGGAGGTAACGGTGCCCCCTAGTGGCAGCATCTGGTGCATTCTTCATGTTTAGGTAACGGTGCCCCCTAGTGGCACCATCTGGTACATTCTTCATGTTTATGTTAGAGTAGAGGTGAAGTGGAGGTAACGGTGCCCCCTAGTGGCGGCATCTGGTACATTCTTCATGTTATGTTAGAGTAGAGGTGAAGTGGAGGTAACGATGCCCCCTAGTGGCAGCATCTGGTGCATTCTTCATGTTTAGGTAACGGTGCCCCCTAGTGGCACCATCTGGTACATTCTTCATGTTTAGGTAACGGTGCCCCCTAGTGGCACCATCTGGTACATTCTTCATGTTTATGTTAGAGTAGAGGTGAAGTGGAGGTAACGGTGCCCCCTAGTGGCAGCATCTGGTACATTCTTGATGTTTAGGTAACGGTGCCCCCTAGTGGCAGCATCTGGTACATTCTTCATGTTTAGGTAACGGTGCCCCCTAGTGGCAGCATCTGGTACATTCTTGATGTTTAGGTAACGGTTCCCCCTAGTGGCAGCATCTGGTACATTCTTCATGTTTATGTTAGAGTAGAGGTGAAGTGGAGGTAACGGCGCCCCCTAGTGGCAGCATCTGGTACATTCTTCATGTTTAGGTAACGGTGCCCCCTAGTGGCAGCATCTGGTACATTCTTGATGTTTAGGTAACGGTGCCCCCTAGTGGCAGCATCTGGTACATTCTTCATGTTTAGGTAACGGTGCCCCCTAGTGGCACCATCTGGTACATTCTTCATGTTTATGTTAGAGTAGAGGTGAAGTGGAGGTAACGGTGCCCCCTAGTGGCGGCATCTGGTACATTCTTCATGTTTAGGTAACGGTGCCCCCTAGTGGCACCATCTGGTACATTCTTCATGTTTATGTTAGAGTAGAGGTGAAGTGGAGGTAACGGTGCCCCCTAGTGGCGGCATCTGGTACATTCTTCATGTTTAGGTAACGGTGCCCCCTAGTGGCAGCATCTGGTACATTCTTCATGTTTAGGTAACGGTGCCCCCTAGTGGCAGCATCTGGTACATTCTTCATGTTTATGTTAGAGTAGAGGTGAAGTGGAGGTAACGGTGCCCCCTAGTGGCAGCATCTGGTACATTCTTCATGTTTAGGTAACGGTGCCCCCTAGTGGCAGCATCTGGTACATTCTTCATGTTTAGGTAACGGTGCCCCCTAGTGGCAGCATCTGGTACATTCTTCATGTTTATGTTAGCGTAGAGCAGagtgttgaatgtgttgaagtgtgatgagagCAATGTGCCTGCCGTGTGTTTGCAGTGTCGCTGATGATCATCACCAAGGTGTCCATCATTTACGGCGCCCTGGTGTGCAGCGTGCTGGCCATCCAGGTGTGCTACGACGACTACAAGGTTCGTTTCCGCAAGTTGGCCTACCTGTGCATGGTCCTGTGGCGAGGCCTGGAGATCGCCACCCGCATCACCACCCTGGTCCTCATGAGCACAGCGCTCAACCATTGGGTCATCCTGGTGGGCGTGGCCAAcctgctcttcttcttcttcttgccctGGGCCGAGTTGTGGGCCAAAAAGGGCTCGCTGGCCGAGGACGTGGAGAAGAACTTCTCCAAGCTGGGCACGGTGGTGGTGCTGAGCGCCTTCACGCTGCTCTACGCCTGCATCAACGTCTTCTGCTGGTCGGCCGTGCAGCTGGACCTGGGCCACCCGGAGCTCCTGGACCGGAAGCAGCGCTGGGACCGCCTGGCCGCGTACTACAGCGTGCGCTTTGTGGAGAACCTGCTCCTCATCACGCTCTGGTACTTCTTCAAGTCGGACTTCTACGAGTACGTGTGTGCGCCGCTGCTGGCCTTGCAGCTGCTGGTGTGCTACAGCCTGGCCGTGCTCTTCATGCTGCTCTTCTACCAGTACCTCCACCCCTGCAGGCGCCTCTTCAGCCACAACGTCCTGTGCTGCCGCCAGCACCACCCGGAGGCCGGCAAGATGGCCCCGTCCTACTCCGCCGCCGCCACCATGGTGCTGATGTCGGACGAGCCCGTGGCGCTGCTGGACCCTCCGGACTCCCACCTGCAGGAGACCACTATCTTGGATGACCTGACAGAATATGCCTGAGAAAAATGTGGTGTTTGGAGGTAAGAATTCAGCAATTTATTTGTTGTGCGAGTGCCCGCCATCATGTCTCTAAACATTTGCAGTTGAATTGGTATAATCCtgaaataggtgtgacagtcgtccctcaccaccacctatttaaatattgtctctaaacatttgtagttaaattggtctaatctagaaataggtgtgacagtcgtccaccaccacctatttaaatattgtctctaaacatttgtagttaaattggtctaatctagaaataggtgtgacagtcgtccctcaccaccacctatttaaatattgtctctaaacatttgtagttaaactggtctaatctagaaataggtgtgacagtcgtccctcaccaccacctatttaaatattgtctctaaacatttgtagttaaactggtctaatctagaaataggtgtgacagtcgtccctcaccaccacctatgtaaatattgtctctaaacatttgtagttaaattggtctaatctagaaataggtgtgacagtcgtccctcaccaccacctatttaaatattgtctctaagCATTTGTAGTTGAattggtctaatctagaaataggtgtgacagtcgtccctcaccaccacctatttaaatattgtctctaaacatttgtagttaaattggtctaatctagaaataggtgtgacagtcgtccctcaccaccacctatgtaaatattgtctctaaacatttgcagttaaattggtctaatctagaaataggtgtgacagtcgtccctcaccaccacctatttaaatattgtctctaaacatttgtagttaaattggtctaatctagaaataggtgtgacagtcgtccctcaccaccacctatttaaatattgtctctaaacatttgtagttaaattggtctaatctagaaataggtgtgacagtcgtccctcaccaccacctatttaaatattgtctctaaacatttgtacTTAAATTGTtctaatctagaaataggtgtgacagtcgtccctcaccaccacctatttaaatattgtctctaaacatttgtagttaaactggtctaatctagaaataggtgtgacagtcgtccctcaccaccacctatttaaatattgtctctaaacatttgtagttaaattggtctaatctagaaataggtgtgacagtcgtccctcaccaccacctatttaaatattgtctctaaacatttgtagttaaactggtctaatctagaaataggtgtgacagtcgtccctcaccaccacctatttaaatattgtctctaaacatttgtagttaaattggtctaatctagaaataggtgtgacagtcgtccctcaccaccacctatttaaatattgtctctaaacatttgtagttaaactggtctaatctagaaataggtgtgacagtcgtccctcaccaccacctatttaaatattgtctctaaacatttgtagttaaactggtctaatctagaaataggtgtgacagtcgtccctcaccaccacctatttaaatattgtctctaaacatttgtagttaaattggtctaatctagaaataggtgtgacagtcgtccctcaccaccacctatttaaatattgtctctaaacatttgtagttaaattggtctaatctagaaataggtgtgacagtcgtccctcaccaccacctatttaaatattgtctctaaacatttgtagttaaattgGTATAATCTAcaaataggtgtgacagtcgtccctcaccaccacctatttaaatattgtctctaaacatttgtagttaaactggtctaatctagaaataggtgtgacagtcgtccctcaccaccacctatttaaatattgtctctaaacatttgtagttaaattggtctaatctagaaataggtgtgacagtcgtccctcaccaccacctatttaaatattgtctctaaacatttgtagttaaattgGTATAATCTAcaaataggtgtgacagtcgtccctcaccaccacctatttaaatattgtctctaaacatttgtagttaaattggtctaatctagaaataggtgtgacagtcgtccctcaccaccacctatttaaatattgtctctaaacatttgtagttaaattggtctaatctagaaataggtgtgacagtcgtccctcaccaccacttatttaaatattgtctctaaacatttgtagttaaattgGTATAATCTAcaaataggtgtgacagtcgtccctcaccaccacctatttaaatattgtctctaaacatttgtagttaaactggtctaatctagaaataggtgtgacagtcgtccctcaccaccacctatttaaatattgtctctaaacatttgtagttaaattggtctaatctagaaatacatgtgacagtcgtccctcaccaccacctatttaaatattgtctctaaacatttgtagttaaactggtctaatctagaaataggtgtgacagtcgtccctcaccaccacctatttaaatattgtctctaaacatttgtagttaaattggtctaatctagaaataggtgtgacagtcgtccctcaccaccacctatttaaatattgtctctaaccatttgtagttaaattggtctaatctagaaataggtgtgacagtcgtccctcaccaccacctattcaa harbors:
- the xkrx gene encoding XK-related protein 2, with the protein product MEEREREREDMLVVSGSKVRAPLSVVFATLLYCAELINAAILCRQYSRTDDTHWLAFTLTFMLLPAVLIQMTLIFIHRDVGRDRPLVLLLHLLLLGPLIRCFDALVVYFKAGKVEEPYVTITRKIFLGRGHQRTWTEYEISRSQRILATHKNAFKRTSVIQAFLGSTPQLTLQLYAAILEKSILSVRLSLMIITKVSIIYGALVCSVLAIQVCYDDYKVRFRKLAYLCMVLWRGLEIATRITTLVLMSTALNHWVILVGVANLLFFFFLPWAELWAKKGSLAEDVEKNFSKLGTVVVLSAFTLLYACINVFCWSAVQLDLGHPELLDRKQRWDRLAAYYSVRFVENLLLITLWYFFKSDFYEYVCAPLLALQLLVCYSLAVLFMLLFYQYLHPCRRLFSHNVLCCRQHHPEAGKMAPSYSAAATMVLMSDEPVALLDPPDSHLQETTILDDLTEYA